Proteins encoded by one window of Sphaerodactylus townsendi isolate TG3544 linkage group LG02, MPM_Stown_v2.3, whole genome shotgun sequence:
- the NUSAP1 gene encoding nucleolar and spindle-associated protein 1, with translation MEAVSLQQLETLKYSELQRLAKGAGLKANLKTDKLLKVLKQHFYELTQENVNTVNESGSSSSTNAEEPDSSQTSLNVTFVIQNHTKGDGDQGDPEENAIHEENPECCPEKEISSELKESEKPKDAGSERTLKKNQPERLTTSGISNNVPTESQCKERICTKRGRTESKSLVDPFSRKKLRNTTNLPKHVKTGFASLTPNFKKMHEAQFKKMLSIDDYIERKTKRIKNNSNSVEVKMVAKKSNYLKTSQKKTPNSNSKTSFSLLSPHPHGNNRVTTCTPANLRRSPRCSVSNGNKSILIRKSAFNSTGFSAMKTNVRFSETTKDNEHKRSLIKTPSRKSPFLNMFTPDNQRNWMSVSRKDFGGSTTKCLLTESDSAVIHKFEGSTAEPTSTKKPSFDLKASLSRPLGYQPHKGKLKPWSSAKENIQRNYKQPVPTTREERRERHEEGRKLRKDKAFGIRRGLTLAV, from the exons ATGGAGGCAGTTTCTCTTCAGCAGTTGGAAACGCTCAAATACAGTGAGCTTCAGCGCCTGGCTAAAGGCGCGGGATTGAAGGCTAACCTCAAG ACTGACAAGTTGTTAAAGGTGTTGAAGCAGCACTTTTATGAACTCACACAAGAAAATGTAAATACA GTCAACGAAAGTGGCTCCTCCTCTTCAACCAATGCCGAGGAACCTGATAGCAGTCAGACCTCTCTCAATGTGACCTTTGTCATCCAGAATCATACAAAGGGAGATGGTGATCAGGGAGATCCAGAAGAAAACGCTATTCATGAGGAAAATCCAGAATGTTGTCCAGAGAAAGAG ATTTCTTCTGAGCTGAAAGAAAGTGAAAAGCCAAAAGATGCTGGATCTGAAAGGACACTGAAGAAGAACCAACCCGAGCGTTTGACAACCAGTGGAATTTCAAACAATGTACCCACTGAAAGTCAATGTAAAGAGAGGATTTGTACTAAACGCGGAAGAACTGAAA GTAAGAGTCTTGTGGATCCTTTTTCTAGAAAGAAACTTAGGAACACAACTAATCTACCAAAACATGTGAAAACAGGATTTGCTTCTCTCACTCCAA ACTTCAAGAAAATGCATGAGGCCCAATTCAAGAAAATGCTATCTATTGATGATTATATTGAAAGGAAAACTAAAAggattaaaaacaacagtaatTCAGTTGAGGTCAAG ATGGTGGCTAAGAAAAGTAATTATCTGAAGACTTCTCAGAAAAAAACTCCGAACAGTAATTCCAAG ACAAGTTTCAGTTTATTAAGCCCTCATCCCCATGGGAACAATCGTGTGACTACATGTACCCCTGCAAACCTGCGGCGCTCACCACGGTGTTCTGTCAGTAATGGAAATAAGAGTATTTTAATCCGGAAATCAGCATTCAACTCAACTGGCTTCTCTGCAATGAAAACTAACGTCAG ATTTTCAGAAACCACCAAGGATAATGAACACAAGCGCTCTCTTATCAAGACTCCGTCTAGAAAATCTCCGTTTCTGAATATGTTCACTCCAGATAACCAGAGAAACTGGATGTCAGTTTCTAGAAAGGATTTTGGGGGAAGCACAACAAAATGTCTCTTAACAGAAAGCGATTctg cTGTAATCCACAAGTTTGAAGGGTCAACAGCAGAACCCACAAGCACCAAGAAGCCATCATTTGATCTCAAAGCTAGTCTGTCGAGGCCACTTGGCTACCAGCCTCACAAAG GAAAACTGAAGCCCTGGAGTTCAGCAAAAGAAAATATCCAGAGAAATTATAAACAGCCTGTTCCTACAACTCG AGAGGAGAGACGAGAGAGACATGAGGAAGGGAGAAAACTGAGAAAAGACAAGGCATTTGGAATCCGTAGAGGATTGACTCTTGctgtgtaa